The nucleotide sequence AGGAGCAAGAAAATGGCTCACCAAGTACCCCCTCTACCGTATGACTTCAGCGCGCTGGAACCCCATATTGACGCGCTGACCATGCAAACTCATCACGACAAGCACCACGGTGCTTACGTCACCAACCTGAATGCTGCGCTGGAAAAGCACCCCGATCTGGCCAGCAAGAGCGCCGAAGACCTCATTAAGAATTTGAATGCCGTACCGGAAGATATCCGCACCGCGGTGCGCAACAATGGCGGCGGCCACGTGAACCACAGCATGTTCTGGCTTATCATGGCGCCGAACGCGGGCGGGGAGCCTTCGGGCCCGCTGGCCGACGGCATCAAGCAGGCCTTCGGCAGCTTTGCCGACTTCCAGACCAAATTCAATGATGCCGGCCTGAAGCGCTTCGGCAGCGGATGGGCGTGGCTTATCCGCACGGCCGCCGGGAAGCTGGAGATTACCAGCACCGCCAATCAGGATAACCCCATGATGGACGGGAATTATCCCATTATGGGAAACGACGTCTGGGAGCACGCCTACTACCTGAAGTACAAGAACGTACGCGGCGATTACCTCAAAGCCTGGTGGAACGTAGTGAACTGGAAAGAAGTGCAGAAGCGCTTCGAGAAGAAATAAAAAGCTTAACCACAAAGGACACAAAGGAACACGAAGGAAGAAAGCAAACCTTCGTGTTCCTTTGTGGTTAAACTTGCCTTATTAATCCGCAACGATCGTAATCCCGGTCGCATCTGCGGCCTTGATGGTTGCCTCTCCATCGAGCAGCAGGCATTTTCCGGCGTCGACCGCCAGGCAGATCGCTCCTGCCTGCTTCATGATCTCAATGGTCTTCACTCCGATCACCGGCACATCGAAGCGCATATCCTGATTGGGCTTGGCCACTTTTACCACGGTGAGCGCGCGGCTCAGAGTAGTTTCCGCGCTGCTTGAATCATCGCGCAAGCTGCGCATGATCTCACCTGCGCGCGCGATGGTTGCATCGGTGCCTTCCATGGCTTCGACGGCAACGCAGGCCGTTTCGGCAATCACCACTGTCTGGCCAATGTCATA is from Terriglobales bacterium and encodes:
- a CDS encoding superoxide dismutase encodes the protein MAHQVPPLPYDFSALEPHIDALTMQTHHDKHHGAYVTNLNAALEKHPDLASKSAEDLIKNLNAVPEDIRTAVRNNGGGHVNHSMFWLIMAPNAGGEPSGPLADGIKQAFGSFADFQTKFNDAGLKRFGSGWAWLIRTAAGKLEITSTANQDNPMMDGNYPIMGNDVWEHAYYLKYKNVRGDYLKAWWNVVNWKEVQKRFEKK